A genome region from Triticum aestivum cultivar Chinese Spring chromosome 2B, IWGSC CS RefSeq v2.1, whole genome shotgun sequence includes the following:
- the LOC123040418 gene encoding uncharacterized protein, with amino-acid sequence MPQVSRARLCRRRRRPSQPANAGLDDDIESKSIYCEPTTEEEEEEEEEEEEEEEEEEEEEEEEEEEEEEEEDEEELAPESSMEEQKEDFDQHRENWEISFGKGRFDFEALTMLSPMLFTHCSPSRIPGEAVLSKTLQIYSIKIAKTKHLKWPLQVYGVVAARDYVDHKRNILFFRRRGRSQTLTKKDPYLHLTGPSRALMCRDPVHIEFQLMVKGQSRSEDRTLFTLPVQMYNPSWHDWCYRCFSNYLCKIELRFEQLDWSRQATILSARVTQGSPFKHGGQIVCRASPCEDDPNKEIVLFDSKYGTMNMESDETMSMDSDGYLALLRRVVSVRGRLKIFIYTYSRSGAIAASGRVLFKAKDCQTSQATCVLHSCKPSRGKKTSSKGKDTKVKITVAWSRLVRSINDMSQIPFDDRLLLGYADP; translated from the exons ATGCCGCAGGTATCAAGGGCGCGCTTGTGTAGGCGGAGGAGACGTCCCTCGCAACCGGCGAATGCTGGATTAGATGACGACATCGAGTCCAAATCGATTTACTGCGAACCAAccacagaagaggaagaggaagaggaagaggaagaggaagaggaagaggaagaggaagaggaggaggaggaggaggaggaggaggaggaagaagaagaagaagacgaggaggagtTGGCTCCTGAATCCTCCATGGAGGAGCAGAAGGAGGACTTCGACCAGCACCGCGAAAACTGGGAAATCTCATTCGGCAAAGGCCGGTTCGACTTCGAAGCTCTGA CGATGCTGAGCCCAATGCTCTTCACACACTGCTCCCCGAGCCGCATCCCAGGGGAGGCCGTCCTTTCCAAGACCCTTCAGATATACTCCATCAAAATCGCCAAGACAAAGCACCTCAAGTGGCCGCTTCAAGTGTACGGCGTCGTTGCCGCTCGAGACTATGTGGATCACAAACGCAATATCCTCTTCTTTCGTCGAAGGGGGCGGAGCCAAACTCTCACCAAGAAA GATCCTTATCTGCACTTGACTGGCCCATCTCGCGCGCTCATGTGCCGCGATCCCGTTCACATAGAATTCCAACTCATGGTGAAGGGACAGTCTCGGTCCGAGGATAGGACGCTCTTCACTCTACCCGTGCAGATGTACAATCCTTCCTGGCATGATTGGTGTTATAGGTGCTTCTCCAACTACCTCTGCAAAATAGAGTTGCGCTTTGAACAACTCGACTGGTCACGCCAGGCCACCATCTTGTCTGCCCGTGTTACCCAAGGGTCGCCTTTTAAACACGGCGGGCAAATTGTTTGTCGTGCCTCGCCTTGCGAGGACGATCCTAATAAGGAAATCGTGCTGTTTGATTCAAAGTATGGAACAATGAATATGGAATCCGATGAAACAATGTCTATGGATTCAGATGGTTACCTTGCTCTGTTGAGGCGCGTTGTGTCTGTACGAGGAAGGCTCAAAATTTTCATCTACACCTACTCCCGCTCTGGTGCTATCGCTGCTAGTGGCCGTGTCTTGTTCAAAGCCAAGGATTGCCAAACAAGCCAGGCTACATGTGTCCTCCACAGCTGCAAGCCATCTAGAGGGAAAAAGACCTCTTCTAAAGGTAAAGACACTAAGGTGAAGATTACTGTTGCTTGGTCTCGCTTGGTTAGAAGCATAAATGATATGAGCCAAATACCTTTTGACGATCGTCTCCTGCTTGGCTATGCCGATCCATGA